The DNA window tttaaaataatttaaaattaaaaaatataaaagactcTCCAAAGTCAACTAGACTAAACCATATTggttaaatataatatacaaattattgTCATATTTATATGGTTaactatcaaaatatttatgctattaatttttattatttatttaatagatatttaaatagttatagtatataaaatgtaataaataaatttatacataattagatattttaatcttattaaaaaataaaatcattgtttaaaaatattactaattttaacaattataaataatatatatatatatatatattaaaattattaattttattaaaaaaatcaaataaaaatataatttgaaaatattttattatttattattttaaaattatattattaaggtaaatattaaatatattataaaagattcattttgaatatattttcgGTATgacaactttaatttaaatttatatataaatatgatattctctcaattaataatattgttgtaaattttttattttatttagtaaaatcacatcaattaaattatctattaaaatattttttattttttattttaattatttttggttatatattaatatattttattatatttttgttcaaataacttaattttcataaataattgaaaGAGTTATTTAGAGTTTAAAGTTTAAACATATCAAGTAGGCCGGCCAGTTCAAAACCGAATGAACTTTGAggacaacaaaataaataatttaggccTTAAGATCTTGGGCCCATTTACAGTACACAAATTTATTCAGGACAAGGAATAAATATTAGATtgcttttaaaatttttataatttaattaaacttttaatcatttaattttgtatgattCTATTTacaatcttaatattttaagtttagaaattattttaagttaatttttattttattcaataagtaaaattaatttatatttataaaaataaaaataagttactatttagataaatgaaattattatttattttcagtataatttatttaatattattttaaaattagttttatattcagttgttataaataataatatataactaataccttttaaaataactttaataaatttataaattttgaatttttcttaatttgaaacATGGTGACCAATTtctcttaaaatataaaactccccttcattataattataattagtttcGCCATTTTTAATAGGAATAATTTTGACCTCagactaataaaatatatatatatatattaaataatattatattatttatttactattcttattttataaataaaaaattatataatatatattatatacaaaaaaaaaataagtgtatCCTTCATCcatttgtttatttgataataCTTTATGAAATGTGCATGTAGAACAGGCATATTGATATAAGTTCTAttctcatttattaaattatttttcttatataagataataaaagttacaaatacattttaattaaaaatcatttatattgaACTTaaactaacatattttaaaaaatttgtgacaactcctaaattaaaaaaaagtgttttaaaTTCTCCCTAAAACAATATAACAAAATTCAACCTTTAAAATAATTTGCATTAATACTTAttctttattcatattttttttttatctaagtgTCCCTTTTTAACTTGAGATCCTCTGCTACCAAGTTAGTATGTTCCCATGTTCCCCTCTCACAAGGTGAGGGgtaatatggtaaataaataaaaaactttttataaaaaaaattataaatcaatgactattttttattggacattttttgttttgaaaaggtaaagtttttattaaatgCCTGTGGTAAATAACACAGGGCAATACCACTTCAACTTTTTATCAATTACAACttctatatttaataaaaatatattatattgaaaacaaaaattatttaaatgaatgtATGAATAATTGATTCAAGTAGtattctatatttataaaatgagatTATGAATTAGCAATCTTTGCTCCCATTTGATATGTGGTCCCTATGTTCCTCTCACATGAGATGGGAGGGGAGAAATggtaaaaacaaattttttttttaaatgtctgATTTGTCCCTACATGTGAAAGGGAATTCTTAGcgagaaatttgacgaaataaccttAAAGATGgctttatttgagttttttatctgtgcataaaattaaatgcgcTAGTGACacttttttttgacgaaaatgtCCTCGTTGCGAGACGTAACAGGATGAcgtgtgaaaagtccacaatcacgagacgcaaccggcattcgcgagacgattttttttttgtggaaataAAAATTGCGTCTCGAGATTGTGGATGTCTCGCGATAGGgacaaaatcgtccaaaaaaatgtCACTAGagcatttaattttatgcaccggtcaaaaactcaaataaagcCATCATTAAGgccatttcgtcaaattttcccTAGTAGTTGGAATATTCCTACattcttataaaattgaaatattttttataaattcttataaaattgaaatatttgttattttaaactaaataacattgataatttatatttataattttgtgtatatatataatttatattatatatgaaacatttcttaatatatatttaatatatatatatatatatatatatatatatatattaagaaagaaaaaataattaaaaaataattaagaaaaagaaattattctAGAAAACTTATAGTTATAGGTTCATGTGGTATATTTAGGATAACTTACCTAACctaattaaacttattattattattttttatgtttggagtaaaatgagaaaaaatttaatttattgattgagttaggtttttttattttggaaagagaaaataatgattttggggatgattttactatttcttataagtattttagaaaatatatataattaatatgataagataataaatatttgtattttattaaattattatatatttcaatatttttatatattttaagcaattatgatattaaaaaaataacattttatatttttaattaaataaaatataataaaaataaaataaaattattaatactaGTTTCATCTAAGGGTGTAAACgagccgagccgagctcgaACTAGCCTAGGCTCGACTTGTTTTTTATTGGCTCGGCTCGAGCTCAATCGAGTTTTCACTATtaagctcgaactcggctcgattatataaccataggctcgagttcggctcgaatttaaatatatttatatattaatttcttatactaaaaaaatataatggaaGTCGAGAGTCTTTTCATCGGACCTTACAACCCTTGTcgtattttttatgttttacgTAAGATGGACATATTGGCTCGCGTAAGAATACATGTAAAATACCTAAGGGAGTTATTGATGTTCAAGCAAGCTTAAGAAAAATACTTTTAAGTCGTGTATTATATTTAAGATAACCTTGAAAACATATTACActctattatgtttattttaaaaaaaaataaaacactctatggtgaaataaaaataaaattatattttacaaaatataatatattgagattgcatatattaaataatattatagtataattatattttgatttgattttcacaaattatctttatatatttaaattaatatcaaatttcttaatataacatataattgttaatttataagtatattttcGGGAGGCACATAACCCATAAATAGCCATATgggtatataaaataaaatataataaataaaaattatatgattaggtTCGAAAAAACTCGACGAGcataggggtgttcatcggttcggttttcgggttattcgagttcttcggttcggtttattcgaatttttatttttttagctaaTTCGTAAACCGgaccgaatttgaataaattctaattaaaccgaaccgaattagcatttgatattcggttcgaatttaaaccgaatttgattttttttgaaataaatgagaattagcataatcaaaataaattgcaCTAACCGATAATTGAACCCGGGTTTGTACCGTGACAaagtactattctaccactagaccactggtgcttttctttatttgttcttttattattaaatcttgaattcaaatattataattggattattttgaacttttccttaagttaagtttggaaaaataaataataataaatcaattcggttttcggtttggttttcgagttgaaacccaaactcgaaaaccaattcgaaaactgtatttgaattcgaattggtttgaaattcgattcgaaaaccgaaaatgaaattcgaattcgaattcggttgttcggttcagaccaaatattgaacacccctagatGAGCCATCAAGCGAGTCTTACCTAAGCTCGAATTCGACTTGAATCTTAAACGAGCTggttcgagctcggctcgaattcgattttgaccgaactcgaATCGAACTTTGACCGAGCCACTCACGAGCAGCTCGGCTCATTTACGTCCCTAGtttcatctataaaataatattaataatttatcaatctAATAAATTCAACCATTATAGGAtgcaaatatttaaaatattatcaatgagattaaaaatgattaatacaCATAATcaaacactacacttctatcaatAATACTTATTCTCATTCCACAAATTTATCAATCTCATTCTTATtctcattcatttatttaaaccAAACGTCccctttaattatatttgataattaaattatattgttaatttattataacatCAGTTATTAGtaaataacaattataattattattgtgttaattaatattaattttaaaaattgagatataatttgtatctataattaattatgattatttaaaatattaaagtatttttggTATGAACTTTGtactatattattaatataacataaaatatcacaaatccATTTTAACccattattaatgaaaatatcaggttttctttttaatatatatcaaaaaaaaatatatatatatatatatacttttaaaatatactttttgatattacatatatacttttaaaatatactttctgatattacatatatacttttaaaatatactttttgATATTACAtgtatacttttaaaatatactttttttgaaactcaactttaaattaattacagGGAAGTAATGGTAGGCTGCTTCCCATGCACATCTCCTCTCTACATAAGTACCCCATCTTCCTTCCAACTTTCCCGCACTCCGTTTCTTCTCTTctgatcaatcaatcaatcggAAAATGACGTCATCTATCTACATTCCCGCCGTACTCTTCTTCCTTCTGTCGGTTTCCGTCGATGCTCACAACGACGGAATGTACTTGGACAATTCTTGGAAAAGCGCCCACGCCACTTTCTACGGCGGCCGTGATGGTACCGGCAACATGAGTAAGCTTCCCTCCTCCCCTTTTTCCGGCCATTTTCATAAACCCTAGTCTTGTTTTATAGAGAAGACTATATATGTTTTTACTCTTCTTCTCAGGCGGAGCTTGTGGATACAGCCAGGGTTACGGAGTCAATACAGCGGCCTTGAGCACGGCCCTGTTCAATAAAGGTCAGACCTGCGGTGCTTGTTTCGAAATTCAATGCACCAACGACCCAAATTGGTGCGTCGCCGGAAATCCATCGATTTTCATAACCGCCACCAATTTCTGTCCACCAAATCCTTCTCTACCCTCCGACAAAGGCGGCTGGTGTAATCCTCCCCTCCCTCATTTCGACCTTTCAATGCCAATGTTCTTAAAAATCGCGCAATACAAAGCTGGAGTCATCCCCGTAAAATACCGccggtaaataaataaataaataaaacccatCAACTCTTTCTTTCCGTTTCAATTTAAAtgagtaaaattaattaactgaAATCTTGTAATAACAGGGTGCCATGCAAGAATACGGGTGGGATAAAATTTACAATGAAGGGCAATCCACACTTTGACCTGGTTCTGATATCCAACGTCGCCGGCTCCGGAGAGATCGTTAAGGCGAGCATAAAGGGTAGTAAGACCGGTTGGATACAAATGACCCGGAATTGGGGACAGAACTGGCAATCTAATGTCGTGCTTGTAGGGCAGTCCCTTTCATTTAATGTCACTGATAGTGACGGCCGTACCTCCACCTCCCTCGACATAGCGCCGGCGAATTGGAAGTTTGGCCAGACCTTCACCGGCAAGAATTTCTAGGTCTGAAGTGTATCAACGGGACTTcctttttttagtttttcatAGAAATATTTGGATGGATATTGAGTGACGACTGAGgaatagaaaattaataatatatatatatgtatgagtttctgaaatatattttatgaaccggatattatatatatatatatatatatgctaatatataaaatatgttatatttatatggttaactatcaaaaatatttatgccgttaatttttattatttatttaataaatatttaaatagttattctatataaaatgtaataaataaaattatatataatttgatatttaaaaaaaatcaatgtttaaaaatattactagttttaataattataaatggattatatatatatatatattaaattattgattttattaaaaaaaattcaaatgaaattataatttgaaaatattttattaattattattttattattaaattattaagatacatattaaatgtattataaaaGATTCATTTTGAATATATGGATGGCTAGTTGCTTAGAGCCagtagatttattttttaaataattttgaaattttattagtttatttataaaaaaaatattctatcagaatattatctttttaagtattaaatcacttattttattaattaaaatatttttattataaatttattaatttttaaataaatttatcaatttttaaataaattaaaaatataaaaaaataattaaaaaattaaaaacacaaataaactatttttcatttaataaaattttaaaacaaaactctCAAATAACTAATATGAGacaagttttatatatataaataaaatatttttcggtaggacaactttaatttaatttaatttatcataaatttttttatttaagttcaattatttttaaataaattaatataatatttttttgtaagaaaTGATTGGAAAAGGATTTGGATGAGGCAGAGATTCGGGTATAAGTCTCAATCTTATTGactcaaaaaataataaatattttctctttatatttatttttatttttataaccaataatgtgattttatgccctatcatttttttcatcCCTATTTTAATTAACAAGAAAGTATACAAATTTATTCGTagaccttttaaaaaaatttcaagtaGACCGGGCAGTTCAAAACATAGAGAACTTtgaggaaaagaaaataaataatttaattttgttcattttttagGTCTTAAGATCTTGGGCCCATTTATAGTACACAAATTTATTCAGGCTTGGGAATAAGGATTttattggttttaaaatttttaa is part of the Impatiens glandulifera chromosome 1, dImpGla2.1, whole genome shotgun sequence genome and encodes:
- the LOC124910418 gene encoding expansin-A16-like, which produces MTSSIYIPAVLFFLLSVSVDAHNDGMYLDNSWKSAHATFYGGRDGTGNMSGACGYSQGYGVNTAALSTALFNKGQTCGACFEIQCTNDPNWCVAGNPSIFITATNFCPPNPSLPSDKGGWCNPPLPHFDLSMPMFLKIAQYKAGVIPVKYRRVPCKNTGGIKFTMKGNPHFDLVLISNVAGSGEIVKASIKGSKTGWIQMTRNWGQNWQSNVVLVGQSLSFNVTDSDGRTSTSLDIAPANWKFGQTFTGKNF